TCTCCTCCAATGAGCGGAGTGTCTCCGTTTATGATTAAAACATAACCATCAAAATCTTTAAAATACTCTCTGGCGGTTAAGACTGCATGTCCGGTTCCAAGCTGCTGCTCTTGATAGACAAATTTACATCCATCACAGTTTAACTCTTTTATTACTTCTTCTTTTTTATGTCCAACTACAAAAACGATCTCGTCTGGTTTTATCCATGATACTGCATATTTTACATACCAAATCATCGGCTTTCCAAGTACTTTATGCAAAACTTTGGGCTTTTCTGATTTAAATCTTGTCCCTTTTCCGGCGGCAAGAATTATTGCTATTAATGGAAAGTCTTTAACGTTTTTGACAGTAATAGGAATATCTTTCATGTTGTTCACCTCTGATAATGATTTATTCGTTCGATTTAAATTTTAGCATAAAGCAAGTAAGTGAGAAGGTGAGAAAGTGAATAATTGTGTAGGTGATGAAGTGAGTTAGAAGGTGAGTAAGTGAAAAATTTACTTCTTACCTCTCACATCTTACGTCTTAATTCCTCAAATATTCTTCTATCTTTTCAATGATTGGGAAAATTTTTTCTGATTTTAGTTTATAGCTTATTCTATTTACGATGAGCTTTGCTGTAGATGGTCTTATTGGTTCAATTACAACTAACCCGTTTTCTCTAAGGGTTGTGCCTGTTTCTACAATATCGACGATAAACCTTGCAAGTCCTACCAATGGAGCAAGCTCAACAGAGCCATAGAGCTCATAAATCTTAACATTTATACCTTTCTGAGAAAAATATTCCTGGGTTATTTTTGGATATTTGGTAGCAACTGAAATATTTGATGGATTTGAAAAGTAAAATTCTTTATCTTCTGGCTTGCCTGCAACAACAATATTACAGTATCCAACCTTTAAATCAACCGGTTTATAAACATCCGGATTTGATTCTAATAAAACATCGTCTCCTGCTACACCTATGTCTGCAATTCCAGACTCTACATAAACCGGAACATCTTTAGACCTTACTACCAAAAACTTAAAATCCTTAGATTCTAAAATAAGCTTTCTTGTATTTTGGTCTATGTTTTCATTAAGAATTCCGGATTTTTGGAAAATTTCTATAGATTGAGAAAAAAGCCTTCCTTTTGGTAAAGCAAACGTTATTTTTTTCATTTATTTACCATTAGCAAATGGAATGCTTATCCAAAGTTCATCTCTGTCATTCTCAGATTTTATCTCAACTTCTATGTTATGGGAATCAAATTGTGGATATTTTGAAAAAACCGTTATAAGGTCATTTTTTAATATATCAGCAAAATTTGGTGGCAATCCTTTTCTTTCATATGATAAAACCATCATCAGTCTTTCTTTAGCTTTATTTGCTGATGATTGTCTTTTAAAAAAACTAAAAATTGACATTTTTCCCTCCTCTTTCTATCTTCCAAAAAGCTTAGCAAGAAATCCTTTCTTCTCCTCAAGCTCTGTAAATGGGACTTCTTCACCTTCTAATCTTCTTGCTATGTTCATGATTGCTTTTGCTGCAGGAAGTTCTTTATGTAAAACAATCGGTTCTCCCCTGTTAGTAAAATCTACTAATTTTTCTTCGTCCGGCACGATACCGATTTTTGGTATTTGTAAGATTTCTTCTATATCTTCAACTGATAACATCTCACCTTTCTTAACCTGATGCAATCTAATTCTGTTTATAACTAACCTTGCATTTCCTTTCTCCATAGATTCAAGCAATCCAATTATTCTGTCAGCATCTCTTACAGATGATACTTCTGGATTTACTACTACAATAGCTTCTTCAGCAGGAGCGGCAGCGGTTTTAAATCCACCTTCAATTCCGGCCGGAGAGTCTATGAATATATAATCAAAACTATCTTTAACTTTTTCTACAATATCTACCATTTGACCGGGTTTTACAGCATCTTTATCTTTTGTCTGTGCTGCCGGCAGTAGATACAACGGTAGCCCTCTTTTATCTTTTACAAAAGCTTTTTCCGGAGGAACCCTTCCTTCAACAACATCAACAATATCATAGACTATTCTATTTTCAAGACCAAGAATCATGTCTAAATTTCTAAGACCTATGTCTGCATCTATTGCTAAAACTTTTTTTCCCATCATTGCCAAAGCAGTGGATATATTGGCTGTGATAGTAGTTTTCCCTACTCCACCTTTTCCAGAAGTTACAACTATAACTCTTGCCATTTTTTACACCTCTTTTATTTAATTTTATCTATAACTATTGCATTATTTTCAATATATGCAATTTCTGGAGAATTTGACTCTTCAGCTTTAACATCAGGTTCATCAGGAGACCTTGCAATATAATTAGAGATTCTTATTTGCTGTGGTCTAAGTTTTAATGCCATAACTACGGCTGTTTCATCTCCATTAGCTCCGGCATGTACCACGCCTCTTAAATTACCCATGACGATAACGCTTCCGGAAGAAACTACATAAGCATCAGGGTTAACATCACCAAGGATTAAAACATCTCCATCATACTCTACTTTTTGACCACTTCTTAGTGTTTTGTTTATAATTTTTAAAGATTTTTTTTGAGTAACACCTTTTAAACTCTCTTTATTATTCTTTGTATTTTGAAATCCTAAAACTGATGCATTAAAATCTTTCAAAACCTTTTCTATCTCGACTTTTGATTCTTCGTTTAGTTCTAACCCGTTATAATCAACAACAGCATAAGACCCTTTAAAGAAAGCAGAAGAAAGTTTTTGTTTAAGTTCATCAATATTTTCCTGCAAGCTTTTACTTGGGTCTAATTTAATAAGCAAAGCTGGTACAGTCAACCCTTTTATTTCTACGCCCATATATGGTTATCCTTCTTGAAAAATTTATAAAATTATGATTATCTATTCTACTGCAATTTTTATTTGGAGGCAAAACTTTATTAATGCATCAGGTATATAATTACTTCGGATATATAGAAAAAAAACTTTACTGTGAAGAGGTTAGCATATTAAATTTAGCTTCAAAAGTTGGCACTCCATTCTTTGTTTACAGTAAAAAAGCAATTTTAGATAAAATTAACCAGTATAAAGAAGCGTTCAAAGATTATGATACATTAATCTGCTATGCTTTAAAAGCAAATTCTAATCTTAGTCTACTAAAAATTTTTGAAGAAAATGGTGTTGGTGCTGACATTGTATCCGGTGGAGAGCTTTATAAGGCAAAAAAAGCTGGATTTTCTTCAAACAAGATAGTTTATGCTGGAGTTGGAAAAACGGACTTTGAAATTAGTTATGCTATAAGTGAAAACATTCTTTCTTTTAACGTTGAAAGCTTTATGGAGCTTGATGTAATCAATGAAATTGCGGGCAAACAAGAAAAAAAAGCCAATGTGTCTATAAGAGTTAATCCTAATGTAGACCCAAAAACCCATCCTTACATTTCAACAGGATTAAAGAAAAGCAAATTTGGAATAGATATAGACCAAGCATTAGATGCTTATAAAAAGGCTGCGAAGCTTGAAAATTTAAATGTGGTAGGCGTTCATTGTCATATAGGCTCTCAGATAATGGACATTTCTGTATTTAGAGAAGCTGCTGAAAAAGTCGTAGACCTTGTGTTTAAACTAAAAAAAGAAGGAATCGAATTAAAATTTATAGATATGGGCGGTGGTCTTGGAGTTAAGTATCATCCTGACGATAACCCACCCACTCCAAAAGATTTAGCAGACGCAATAATTCCTGTAGTGAAACAAACCGGATTAAAGTTAATAATAGAGCCGGGAAGGTCTTTGATTGCTGAAGCCGGAGCATTAATAACGAAAGTAATCTTTTTAAAAGATAAACAAGAAAAACATTTTGTTATTGTTGATTCTGGAATGAATGACCTTGTAAGACCTGCCATGTATAATGCTTACCACCATGTTTTAAACGTTCAAGAAAAAGATGAAGAGATGATAGCTGATATAGTGGGTCCAATTTGCGAGACAGGAGATTTTTTAGCTCTTGATAGAAAAATTGGAAAAGTAGAGAGAGGAGATTTGTTAGCCATAATGACTGCCGGTGCATATGGTAGCAGCATGTCATCAAACTACAACGTAAGACCAAGAGCGTTAGAAGTATTGGTTGATGGTTCAAACTTTAAAGTAATAAAAGAAAGAGAAGACTATAAACATATATCAAAATATGAAGAGGAAGTGCTATGAAAGTATTGGTTGTAGGAAATGGTGGAAGAGAACATGCTTTAGTTTGGAAGATTAAACAAAGTAGTCTTGTAAAAGAAGTATACTGTGCAAGCGGAAACGCCGGTATAGGCAAAATAGCAAAAAGAGTAAATATATCTCCAACGGATATATACAATCTCGTTAGATTTGCAAAAGAAAATAAGATAGATTTAACAGTAGTAGGACCCGAGCAACCATTATCCGAGGGCATTGTTGATAGATTTAATGAAGAAGGATTAAAAATATTCGGACATCAAAAATCAGCTGCGATTTTAGAGGCAAGTAAAGTCTTTGCTAAAAATTTAATGAAAAAGTACGGCATTCCTACGGCAAAGTTTGAAAGCTTTGAAAAAGAAGAAGATGCTATAAAGTTTATAAAAGAAGTAGGGGCACCAATAGTTATAAAAGCCGATGGACTTGCTGCAGGTAAAGGTGTAGTTGTAGCAAAAACAGAAGAAGAGGCTATCCAAGCAGTGAAAGATATGTTTGCCGGAAAGTTTGGACCAGCAAGTAAAAGAGTTGTAATTGAAGAATTTTTAGAAGGGGAAGAAGCATCTTATATATGCTTTGTCAAAGATGATAAACTCGTCCCGATGCCAACATCTCAAGACCATAAAAGAGCTTATGATAACGACGAAGGACCAAATACTGGCGGTATGGGTGCATACTCTCCATGCAGTCTTATAACTCCAAAAATGGAAAAAGAGATTCAAGAAAAGATAGTATATCCAACCCTTAGAGCAATGATTAATGAAGGAAGAAGCATGTGTGGCTTTTTGTATGCCGGTCTTATGATAGGACCAAAAGGCATAAATGTTTTAGAGTTTAACGTTAGAATGGGAGACCCGGAGACTCAGCCAATAATGAGAAGATTACAATCAGATTTAGTTGAGCATATTTTGGAAATTCTTGAAGGAAATATCGAAAATGTAAAACCAAAATGGAATCCTGACTATGCTATTGGCGTTGTAATGGCATCTAAGGGCTATCCTGATGCTTATGAAAAAGGAAAAGTAATTACAGGAATAGAAGAGGCAGAAAAAGACCAAGATGTAGTTGTATTCCATGCTGGAACTGAAGAAGTAGATGGAAAGATAATAACAAACGGCGGAAGAGTTTTGACTGTAACAGCAACAGGTGAAGACATTATTAAAGCAAGAGAAAAAGTTTACTCAGCTATAGAAAAGATTCATTTTGAAGGAGCTTTTTATAGAAAAGATATAGGATTTAGAGAAGTAAATAGAAAGAAATAATGTTAGATTAAGTATACATCGGATGAGAAGTTGGGAATTTTTATAAAATTTAGATAGGGGGATCCTTCGACCTTCGGCTTCGGGATGACAAGTAAACATCTAACAGTATCATTTTGCAGTCGGCAAAGAATCTCATATTTTTGAATTTCTCACTCGTGGCAAACGTCTTACTTTTCACCTTTCACCTTTCATCTTTTGCAGTATCTCGTACCAAACAGGCAAAACCTTTTTCTTTACTTCTTCATCCATTTTTGCAACCTCTGGCCAATCTCTTGTATAGCCTTCTTCTTTCCATTTAGTAGTTGCATCTATTCCCATTTTTCCACCAAAGCCCGGCAGGTTTGTAGAATGGTCAAGAACATCTATTACACCTTTTTGAATAATTACATCTCTTGAAGGGTCTACATTATTACCCCAAATCCATAAAACTTCATCAATATCATGAATATTTACCCATTCATCAAAAACTATTATATGCTTTTCAAACATTAACTGACCAAGCCCCCAAAGTGCGTTAATAACTTTAAATGCATGTCCGGGATAACGTTTTTTTATAGATACAAAAGCAAAGTTATGAAAACATCCAGAGATTGGCAAATTGTAATCTACAATTTCTGGTAAATTAAACTGAACAAGTGGTAAAAATATTCTTTCTGTTGCTTTTCCAAGCCAACCATCTTCCATTGGCGGCTTTCCTACCACCGTTGTATGATAGATAGGATTTTTCCTATGAGTTATACATATTATATGCATTAATGGATATTTATCAACAGGAGTGTAAAATCCTGTATGGTCTCCAAATGGTCCTTCATCAACTAATGGCTCGCTTGGGTCTATGTATCCTTCTATCACAATTTCTGCATCTGCCGGAACTTCTAAATCAACCGTTTCACATTTTACAAGCTTAACACCTTTGTCTCTAATAATACCGGCGAATAAAAATTCGTCTACATCTTCAGGTAGTGGAGCGGATGCACAGTAAGTAAGAACAGGGTCTGCACCTACCACTATAGCAACAGGGATTTTAACACCAAGTTTTTTAGCCTTCCAAAAATGATGAGAACCGCCTTTATGAATCTGCCAATGAACTGTTACTTTGTCTCTATCTATAAGCTGTATTCTGTACATTCCTACATTTCTTATTCCGTTTTCCGGGTCTTTTGAAATGACTATCGGAAGTGTTATGAACCTTCCACCGTCTTTTGGCCAACATTTTAAAACCGGAAAATCAAAGATGTTTACATCTTGACCTTTTTTGATTACTTCTTTACATTTTCCATCTTTGACAACAACAGGTAAAGCGTCGTTTAATCTTTTCAATTCTGGTAGCTTTTTTATCTTGTCTAAAAATGTATTAGGAATTTCTGGTTTTAAGATTTTATATAATTTCCAGCCGATGCTTTCAAAACTTTCAACGCCCAGTGCCATTTTCATACGCTTTTCACTTCCAAAGGCATTGATTAAAACCGGGATGTTTTCGTATCCTTCAACGTTTTCAAAAAGTAAAGCCTTTCCACCTTTTGGAAGCTTTGACATTCTATCTGCAAGCTCGGTTATTTCAAGA
This is a stretch of genomic DNA from Sulfurihydrogenibium sp. YO3AOP1. It encodes these proteins:
- the minE gene encoding cell division topological specificity factor MinE, whose protein sequence is MSIFSFFKRQSSANKAKERLMMVLSYERKGLPPNFADILKNDLITVFSKYPQFDSHNIEVEIKSENDRDELWISIPFANGK
- the purD gene encoding phosphoribosylamine--glycine ligase codes for the protein MKVLVVGNGGREHALVWKIKQSSLVKEVYCASGNAGIGKIAKRVNISPTDIYNLVRFAKENKIDLTVVGPEQPLSEGIVDRFNEEGLKIFGHQKSAAILEASKVFAKNLMKKYGIPTAKFESFEKEEDAIKFIKEVGAPIVIKADGLAAGKGVVVAKTEEEAIQAVKDMFAGKFGPASKRVVIEEFLEGEEASYICFVKDDKLVPMPTSQDHKRAYDNDEGPNTGGMGAYSPCSLITPKMEKEIQEKIVYPTLRAMINEGRSMCGFLYAGLMIGPKGINVLEFNVRMGDPETQPIMRRLQSDLVEHILEILEGNIENVKPKWNPDYAIGVVMASKGYPDAYEKGKVITGIEEAEKDQDVVVFHAGTEEVDGKIITNGGRVLTVTATGEDIIKAREKVYSAIEKIHFEGAFYRKDIGFREVNRKK
- a CDS encoding menaquinone biosynthesis decarboxylase; protein product: MPYEDLREFISDLEKNGELVRVKSKVSPILEITELADRMSKLPKGGKALLFENVEGYENIPVLINAFGSEKRMKMALGVESFESIGWKLYKILKPEIPNTFLDKIKKLPELKRLNDALPVVVKDGKCKEVIKKGQDVNIFDFPVLKCWPKDGGRFITLPIVISKDPENGIRNVGMYRIQLIDRDKVTVHWQIHKGGSHHFWKAKKLGVKIPVAIVVGADPVLTYCASAPLPEDVDEFLFAGIIRDKGVKLVKCETVDLEVPADAEIVIEGYIDPSEPLVDEGPFGDHTGFYTPVDKYPLMHIICITHRKNPIYHTTVVGKPPMEDGWLGKATERIFLPLVQFNLPEIVDYNLPISGCFHNFAFVSIKKRYPGHAFKVINALWGLGQLMFEKHIIVFDEWVNIHDIDEVLWIWGNNVDPSRDVIIQKGVIDVLDHSTNLPGFGGKMGIDATTKWKEEGYTRDWPEVAKMDEEVKKKVLPVWYEILQKMKGER
- the minD gene encoding septum site-determining protein MinD, which gives rise to MARVIVVTSGKGGVGKTTITANISTALAMMGKKVLAIDADIGLRNLDMILGLENRIVYDIVDVVEGRVPPEKAFVKDKRGLPLYLLPAAQTKDKDAVKPGQMVDIVEKVKDSFDYIFIDSPAGIEGGFKTAAAPAEEAIVVVNPEVSSVRDADRIIGLLESMEKGNARLVINRIRLHQVKKGEMLSVEDIEEILQIPKIGIVPDEEKLVDFTNRGEPIVLHKELPAAKAIMNIARRLEGEEVPFTELEEKKGFLAKLFGR
- the minC gene encoding septum site-determining protein MinC — its product is MGVEIKGLTVPALLIKLDPSKSLQENIDELKQKLSSAFFKGSYAVVDYNGLELNEESKVEIEKVLKDFNASVLGFQNTKNNKESLKGVTQKKSLKIINKTLRSGQKVEYDGDVLILGDVNPDAYVVSSGSVIVMGNLRGVVHAGANGDETAVVMALKLRPQQIRISNYIARSPDEPDVKAEESNSPEIAYIENNAIVIDKIK
- the hisG gene encoding ATP phosphoribosyltransferase, yielding MKKITFALPKGRLFSQSIEIFQKSGILNENIDQNTRKLILESKDFKFLVVRSKDVPVYVESGIADIGVAGDDVLLESNPDVYKPVDLKVGYCNIVVAGKPEDKEFYFSNPSNISVATKYPKITQEYFSQKGINVKIYELYGSVELAPLVGLARFIVDIVETGTTLRENGLVVIEPIRPSTAKLIVNRISYKLKSEKIFPIIEKIEEYLRN
- the lysA gene encoding diaminopimelate decarboxylase — its product is MHQVYNYFGYIEKKLYCEEVSILNLASKVGTPFFVYSKKAILDKINQYKEAFKDYDTLICYALKANSNLSLLKIFEENGVGADIVSGGELYKAKKAGFSSNKIVYAGVGKTDFEISYAISENILSFNVESFMELDVINEIAGKQEKKANVSIRVNPNVDPKTHPYISTGLKKSKFGIDIDQALDAYKKAAKLENLNVVGVHCHIGSQIMDISVFREAAEKVVDLVFKLKKEGIELKFIDMGGGLGVKYHPDDNPPTPKDLADAIIPVVKQTGLKLIIEPGRSLIAEAGALITKVIFLKDKQEKHFVIVDSGMNDLVRPAMYNAYHHVLNVQEKDEEMIADIVGPICETGDFLALDRKIGKVERGDLLAIMTAGAYGSSMSSNYNVRPRALEVLVDGSNFKVIKEREDYKHISKYEEEVL